The genomic DNA TATCATTGAAGGCATCGGGGAGGTACTTATCATCAAAGGGGACGAAGAGACAGGACTGCCCGTGACCACATTCGGAAGCTATGCCCAGGTAGCAGGCGCCGTCATGGCTGCCGTGGCCCTCACCAAGCGTTATGAAGAAGAGGGACTTCTGGTAGAAAAAAAACGTACGTACCCGTTCAATCAAGGAGATGGTACAATATGGGAGAATATGAGAAATGCCACAATCGGCAGGACATATGGTGGGAGAATGGAGGCAGGGGGATGTTTAAAGAAAACGGTGAGTACAAGGTAATGAGTAATGGACTATCCCATTGGGTGAAAGTGGAGGGGCGCGAGAGAGATACAATGCCCATAGTCGTAATCCATGGAGGTCCTGGAGGGAACCACTACGTGTTTGAACGAAAAGCAGGTTCCATGATCGCAAAGGAGCGTACCATTATTTATTACGAGCAAAGGGGATGCGGAAGGACGGATAAACCTGAGGATGATGGAGACTACAGAATCGCCGATCTTGTGGAGGATTTTAAAGGACTGCATCGATTGCTCGGATGGGAAAAGGTCGATTTGCTCGGTTATTCCTTCGGTGCAGAGCTTGCACTGGAGATTGCCTATACTCTTCCCAATACCGTGAATCGGCTCGTTCTTTCTGCGCCGAGCATGATGCAATCCCCTCTTCAAAAGCTTGTACAGATATCAGGGTTTGTATCGGTGGGAGCACCCGGAATCCGTTCTGATGCCACAATTGAAGAGGCGTATCGGGGCCTTTGGGATCATGCGGATACAACACTGGTGGACAAGCTCCTCTTCCAGGATCCATCGCTCGCTGCGATGAATCGGAAGTGTTGGGAGGAAAGCGCCCTTATCAACACCGGCCTTATGATGAGGGCGCTGGAGAATGATACCTCCCGTCCGTCGCTTGAAGAGCGCCTATCGGACATTCCTCATCCTGCTCTCATATTGGTTGGTGCGTTTGACCGCAACACTGGAATTCCTGTAGCCAGCCTCATTCACGACCGGTTGCAGCATAGTGCATTGACCATCCTGTCAAAAAGCGCTCATTTTCCCGATATTGAAGAACCTGAGGTGTTCACTCGGTACGTGTGCTCATTTCTACGTTGAACTAGGAAGCTATTTCCCTGGATCGACCGGTCTTCAGGGTGACCACGATGCTTGCGATGCTGACGATCACTCCGAAGAGAGCAAGCAGGCCCATCCCGATGCTTTTTGAAAAAAAGAAAGAGATAGGGATGATCCCCAGAAACGAGATGACCACAGGGATCTGGATGATCGATGAGATGATCCTCACGATCCGGTTGCCAAAGAACGAGAGCGCGAGGAGCGGGATGAACAGCAACACCGTCAGGCCGATCGACAGCCACACACCCAATGGCTCATCATAGGAAACCGTATTCGGGCCTGTCGGATGTAAAGCAGCGACCAAGATGCATGCGACGGCCGTTACAAGTGTAAGGATCATAAGTGAAACCCGTTTAAACATAAGTAAACCTCCTTTGTGGAACAATCGGTTTTATAATACCACAAAGATTTCCATAATGTTCATCTTTTTCATGAAAAAGCCTGTGCATCAGTGAGATGCACAGGCTTGAGGAAAACAGATCAGAACGCCCATCCGCCGTTGCGGAAGACCGGTTCTGAGGAACCGTCTTCTTTGATTCCGTCGATATTCATTTTATCGGATCCGATCATGAAGTCGACGTGGGTGATGCTGTTGTTCAATCCATTTTTTTCGAGCTCTTCTTTGCTCATTTTCTTGCCGCCTTTGATACAGAATGCATAAGCGCTGCCGATGGCAAGGTGGTTGGACGCGTTCTCATCGAACAGCGTATTGTAGAATAGTACATTGGACTGTGAAATCGGTGATTGGTGAGGAACCAGTGCGACTTCCCCAAGGTAGTGTGAACCTTCATCCGTGTCTACAAGACGCTTCAGGATGTCTTCACCTTCTTCAGCTTTCACATCGACGATCCGACCGTTTTCAAAGGTGACGGAGAACTTATCGATGACATTTCCTCCATAGCTCAACGGCTTCGTGCTTGCCACTGTGCCGTTTACCCCTGTTTTCAGTGGAACGGTGAACACTTCCTCCGTCGGCATGTTGGCCATGAACGTATGTCCTTCTTCATTCACACTACCGGCTCCGACCCAAAGATGGCCTTTCGGAAGCTCGATGGTCAAATCGGTGCCTGGAGCTGTGTAGTGAAGCTTGTGATAGTTCTTCCCGTTAAGGTATTCGACCTTCTCATGAAGGTTGGCATCGTGATCCTTCCATGCTTGTACGGGATCTGCCTGATCGGCACGGACAGCCTTGAAGATTGCATTCCAAAGCAGGTCGACCTGCTCCTCTTCAGGAGCATCCGGGAATACCTTGGCAGCCCATTCCTTGGAAGGTGCCGCGAGTACGCACCAGCTGACCTTGTCCGACTGGATGTACTGGCGGTATTTGGACATGGCTTCCCCGGCAGCACGCTGGAAGTTGGAGATACGTTCGGGATCCACGCCTTTCAATAGGTCCGGACTGGATGAAACAACGCTCATGAAGGCAGCTCCGCTTTCTGCAAGGCCTTCCACCTGACCGGCACGCCAGAACGGGAATTCCTTGAATGCTTCATCTGGTGCAAGCTCATATTTGGTACGGGCAACAACGTCATCGCCCCATTCCACGTAGACATGCTTCGCGCCTTTTTCGTATGCCTTCTTGACGATAACACGGACGAATTCAGCTGCATCAATGGACGTATTGATGACAAGAGTCTGATCTTTTTGGATATTGACCCCGACTTCAACGGCAAGACTTGCGTATTTGTCGAGATATTGGTTGAAATTTGACATGTGTATGTATCCCCTTTTTTTCAGAATGTTCACTTACATTCTTATTTTATCAGTGCTGTCCCGGTTTGCAAATGTTTCGACTGAATATAGTATGTGCAAAAGGAGTGCAGGATAGTTGAAAAGCTGATGGAAAGGGGGAAAGCGTCCTTTTCTTTTCATGATGAAAAAGAGCCTTCCCAGACGTGATGTGGGATGGCTCATCTTTCATTTAGACGGATCAGGTTCGCTGGTCTCCTGGAAGAGGAAGCGATAATCCATCGGATTCCTGACAATGTCATTCAGTGTATATTCGTCGAGAACCGAGAGATAGGCATTCAAAGCCTTTCCCAGTACATGCTTAAGCCCGCATACAGGCGTAATGATGCAGGAGTTGTTAGCGGCATCGAAGCACTCCACAAGGTGGAAGTCCTCTTCTGTCTTCCGGACGATTGTTCCGATATTGATATCCTGCGGGGATTGGGCAAGCTTGATCCCGCCGTTCCGTCCGCGGATCGTCTCGATGACGCCCATCTTGCCGAGCTCGTAGGTCACCTTCATGAGGTGGTTTTTTGAAATGCTATAGGCATCTGCGATTTCTTTTATATTCGAGAGTTCATCCGATGGTTTAGATGCCAAAAAGATCAGCACGCGCAGTGAGTAATCTGTATATAAAGTTAGTTTCATCTCTCTCACCCTTCCGTTCCCTTGGACTCATTATACAAAAGTGAATGCCTGCGTGTCTAAATGTGAATGTTTTGTTAAAGGAGTATTTTGTATATTGTTTTTAATGGGTCGCAGGCATATCATAAAGATGTATTAAAAATATATCTTTAGAGGTGAAGGATATGTTATCTCAAAGAACCATTGACATCGTAAAATCAACCGCACCGATCCTGGAAGCAAGAGGCATCGACATCACCACTGTATTTTATAAGAATCTATTTACCGACCACCCTGAACTTCTCCATATCTTCAACCACACCAATCAAAAACAGGGGCGTCAGCAAACCGCCCTGGCGAACGCCGTCTACGCAGCAGCCCTTAACATCGATCAGCTTCACACCATTCTCTCCGTCGTCAAGCAGATCGGTCACAAACATAGGAGCCTCGGCGTCAGGGCCGAGCACTATCCGATTGTGGGAGAACACCTGCTCCGGGCCATCAAACAAGTCCTTGGTGACGCTGCAACGGAAGACATCATCTCGGCCTGGGCGGATGCTTACGGAGTTATAGCTGATGCATTCATAGGAGTGGAAAAGGAATTATATGAGCAGGTCCGGAATCAGAGAGCCGGATTTGCTGATTTCAAGTCTTTCATCGTGGCTAAAAAGGTGAGGGAAAGCGACGTGATCACTTCGTTCTATCTTGAGCCGGCAGATGGAGGAGAGGTGCCGGGCTATGATGCAGGACAATATATATCCGTACGCCTGAACATCCCAGGAGAAACCTATTCCCATATTCGCCAATACAGCCTTTCAAGTTCCCACCATCCGAACTTTTTCCGCATCTCAGTAAAAAGGGAGGGGAAAGGCACAGTGTCTGCCTATCTCCATGATCAGTTCAAGGAAGGAGAGGTGCTTGAAGTAAGCGCGCCGGCAGGAGATTTTGTCTT from Rossellomorea marisflavi includes the following:
- a CDS encoding aminopeptidase; the protein is MSNFNQYLDKYASLAVEVGVNIQKDQTLVINTSIDAAEFVRVIVKKAYEKGAKHVYVEWGDDVVARTKYELAPDEAFKEFPFWRAGQVEGLAESGAAFMSVVSSSPDLLKGVDPERISNFQRAAGEAMSKYRQYIQSDKVSWCVLAAPSKEWAAKVFPDAPEEEQVDLLWNAIFKAVRADQADPVQAWKDHDANLHEKVEYLNGKNYHKLHYTAPGTDLTIELPKGHLWVGAGSVNEEGHTFMANMPTEEVFTVPLKTGVNGTVASTKPLSYGGNVIDKFSVTFENGRIVDVKAEEGEDILKRLVDTDEGSHYLGEVALVPHQSPISQSNVLFYNTLFDENASNHLAIGSAYAFCIKGGKKMSKEELEKNGLNNSITHVDFMIGSDKMNIDGIKEDGSSEPVFRNGGWAF
- the hmpA gene encoding NO-inducible flavohemoprotein, encoding MLSQRTIDIVKSTAPILEARGIDITTVFYKNLFTDHPELLHIFNHTNQKQGRQQTALANAVYAAALNIDQLHTILSVVKQIGHKHRSLGVRAEHYPIVGEHLLRAIKQVLGDAATEDIISAWADAYGVIADAFIGVEKELYEQVRNQRAGFADFKSFIVAKKVRESDVITSFYLEPADGGEVPGYDAGQYISVRLNIPGETYSHIRQYSLSSSHHPNFFRISVKREGKGTVSAYLHDQFKEGEVLEVSAPAGDFVLNDENTPLVLISGGVGITPMMSMLETTFRNQPSRTVSFIHASRNEAVQPFKAEVERVIQGHPDAKCSFVYGTLSLSEEHLEDDGADYYVCGPVMFMKAVIERLKQLGVPVAKIHYEFFGPGLDLAGVEEVEKTHS
- a CDS encoding alpha/beta fold hydrolase, translating into MFKENGEYKVMSNGLSHWVKVEGRERDTMPIVVIHGGPGGNHYVFERKAGSMIAKERTIIYYEQRGCGRTDKPEDDGDYRIADLVEDFKGLHRLLGWEKVDLLGYSFGAELALEIAYTLPNTVNRLVLSAPSMMQSPLQKLVQISGFVSVGAPGIRSDATIEEAYRGLWDHADTTLVDKLLFQDPSLAAMNRKCWEESALINTGLMMRALENDTSRPSLEERLSDIPHPALILVGAFDRNTGIPVASLIHDRLQHSALTILSKSAHFPDIEEPEVFTRYVCSFLR
- a CDS encoding RrF2 family transcriptional regulator, which translates into the protein MKLTLYTDYSLRVLIFLASKPSDELSNIKEIADAYSISKNHLMKVTYELGKMGVIETIRGRNGGIKLAQSPQDINIGTIVRKTEEDFHLVECFDAANNSCIITPVCGLKHVLGKALNAYLSVLDEYTLNDIVRNPMDYRFLFQETSEPDPSK